Proteins from a genomic interval of Deltaproteobacteria bacterium:
- a CDS encoding methyltransferase, which produces MFSLESFHRQYETDTADLMIRDRRFRFFVPKSLDGFVDQGDVFKDFPLWAKIWEASIVLADHLAAMPVDPERRFLEIGCGVGVVGIVAAAFGHRITITEYNSDALDFARANVHANLSGEDAAAIEVARLDWTRPQLDGRFDFVVGSEVIYKETDFQAILKLFETCLRPSGEIILAEGVRKTSLEFFRQVSHRFHITARKRTLRSKGKEVRVILAEMRFRRGLSGGGAVASPPGP; this is translated from the coding sequence ATGTTTTCTCTTGAATCCTTTCACCGTCAATACGAGACCGATACCGCGGATCTCATGATCAGGGATCGCCGGTTTCGATTTTTTGTGCCGAAATCTCTTGATGGATTTGTGGATCAGGGGGATGTCTTCAAGGACTTTCCATTATGGGCCAAGATATGGGAGGCCTCCATTGTACTGGCGGACCATCTTGCCGCCATGCCGGTGGATCCGGAGAGGCGTTTTCTGGAGATCGGATGCGGCGTGGGGGTTGTGGGCATTGTGGCCGCTGCCTTCGGGCACCGGATCACCATCACGGAATACAATTCAGATGCCCTCGATTTTGCCAGGGCCAATGTCCATGCGAATCTCTCTGGCGAGGATGCCGCAGCCATTGAAGTCGCCCGACTGGACTGGACCCGGCCGCAGTTAGACGGACGCTTTGATTTTGTTGTAGGGTCGGAGGTGATCTACAAGGAGACGGATTTCCAGGCGATCCTGAAGCTCTTCGAAACCTGCCTGAGACCTTCGGGAGAAATCATTCTGGCGGAAGGGGTGCGAAAGACCAGCCTGGAGTTTTTCAGGCAGGTATCCCACCGTTTCCACATCACGGCCCGCAAGAGGACCCTGCGGTCCAAGGGGAAGGAGGTCCGGGTCATATTGGCGGAAATGAGATTCAGGAGGGGCTTGTCCGGTGGTGGCGCAGTCGCTTCTCCACCTGGTCCATGA
- a CDS encoding TIGR02285 family protein, translated as MIKGIRTACCLLLLVFLFPSGSMGEQANEDTITWLVLDLPPFFVTNGPDKGKGVADRIQQMVSDRLKGYRSRTQVANASRIARELREDKSVCFAGEFYGNPDFLTSAPTIALLPHNVIVRKEDVHLFGDGKKITLKELLQNKDLILGTAKDRLYGPELDHVLKPYAEVKNIYRRSGKDTLDGLLGMLLKGRIDYLIEYPMSIRYAAKRAGVENRIAMISIEENSGASLIRGAIRCPDTEWGRRTIHEINKVLWELRPSPQYRNIVRDWAVPPGKADEYWKIYEDQILNVRE; from the coding sequence ATGATAAAGGGAATCCGAACCGCCTGCTGTCTCCTGTTGCTGGTTTTTCTCTTCCCCAGCGGGTCCATGGGAGAGCAGGCAAATGAAGATACCATTACGTGGCTGGTCCTGGACCTGCCGCCCTTTTTCGTAACAAATGGGCCTGACAAGGGGAAAGGAGTTGCCGACCGGATTCAGCAGATGGTGAGCGACCGGCTGAAAGGCTACCGGTCTCGTACTCAGGTGGCCAATGCATCCCGTATTGCCCGGGAGCTTAGGGAGGACAAGAGCGTCTGTTTTGCAGGCGAGTTTTACGGCAATCCGGACTTCCTGACGTCTGCCCCCACCATCGCGCTTCTTCCCCACAATGTCATCGTCCGGAAAGAAGATGTCCATCTCTTTGGAGACGGCAAGAAAATCACGCTGAAAGAACTCCTCCAAAACAAGGATCTGATACTTGGAACAGCAAAGGACCGGCTGTATGGCCCTGAACTGGACCATGTCTTGAAACCCTATGCCGAAGTAAAAAACATCTATAGAAGAAGCGGGAAGGATACCCTCGACGGACTCCTGGGGATGCTCCTGAAGGGGCGGATTGATTATCTGATCGAATATCCGATGTCGATCCGGTATGCGGCAAAAAGAGCCGGCGTGGAGAACAGGATCGCCATGATTTCGATCGAGGAGAATTCGGGTGCATCGCTCATCAGGGGGGCTATTCGATGCCCGGACACCGAATGGGGCCGCCGGACGATTCATGAGATCAATAAGGTGCTGTGGGAACTGCGGCCGTCCCCCCAGTATCGAAATATCGTTCGGGACTGGGCCGTGCCGCCGGGGAAAGCGGACGAATACTGGAAGATCTACGAAGACCAGATCCTGAATGTAAGGGAATAG
- a CDS encoding phosphomannomutase/phosphoglucomutase translates to MKPHIFREYDIRGTVPDELNQATVRLLGNAMAAYYLDRRATRISLGRDCRLSSPELAAWLASALIASGMEIVDIGMVPTPLLYFSVHHLGLDGGIQITGSHNPPAFNGFKLCLGKMPVYGKEIQKIRRIGETGNFRTGTGNLEKTDVTEAYIDYVAENIRPGPVRRKVVVDGGNGAGGPVGARIYRRLGFETLPLFCEPDGAFPNHHPDPTIPENLEALMKRVTEAGADLGIAFDGDADRIGVVGPEGDIIWGDQLMIIFSRDLLSRHPGAAVIGEVKCSQTLYDDVAAHGGRAIMWKAGHSPVRQKMKDEAALLAGEMTGHIFFKERYFGYDDAIYAGARLLEILSKTDQSIEALLSGVPPMTATPEIRIDCPDDRKFEVVAAITEEFRKTYEVIDIDGARIRMDRGWGLVRASNTQPALVLRFEATDPTRLEEIRRIFMDQVEKRLRHHRTSPS, encoded by the coding sequence ATGAAACCCCATATCTTCAGAGAATATGATATCCGCGGAACGGTCCCCGACGAACTGAACCAGGCCACCGTCCGCCTGCTGGGGAATGCCATGGCCGCCTATTATCTGGACCGGAGGGCCACGCGGATTTCCCTGGGACGGGATTGCCGGCTCAGTTCCCCGGAACTTGCCGCGTGGCTTGCCAGTGCCTTGATTGCATCGGGGATGGAGATCGTGGATATCGGCATGGTCCCCACGCCCCTCCTCTATTTTTCGGTCCATCATCTGGGCCTGGACGGGGGGATCCAGATCACCGGAAGCCACAACCCGCCGGCATTTAACGGCTTCAAGCTATGCCTGGGGAAGATGCCGGTTTACGGCAAAGAGATTCAGAAGATCCGGCGGATCGGCGAAACAGGAAATTTCAGGACCGGGACCGGGAATCTCGAAAAGACCGATGTGACAGAGGCCTATATCGACTATGTAGCGGAGAACATTCGACCAGGGCCTGTCCGGCGGAAGGTGGTGGTGGACGGCGGCAACGGGGCGGGCGGTCCGGTGGGTGCACGGATCTACCGCCGTCTCGGCTTTGAAACACTCCCGCTCTTCTGCGAACCGGACGGCGCCTTTCCGAACCATCATCCCGATCCGACCATTCCGGAAAACCTGGAGGCGCTGATGAAACGGGTGACCGAGGCAGGGGCCGACCTCGGCATTGCCTTTGACGGCGACGCGGACAGGATCGGGGTCGTGGGTCCTGAAGGGGATATCATCTGGGGCGATCAGTTGATGATCATCTTCTCAAGGGACCTGCTGTCACGGCATCCGGGCGCCGCGGTCATCGGAGAGGTCAAATGCTCCCAGACCCTGTATGACGATGTGGCGGCCCACGGGGGCCGGGCCATCATGTGGAAGGCCGGTCATTCGCCGGTCAGGCAGAAGATGAAGGATGAAGCAGCCCTGCTGGCAGGGGAGATGACCGGACATATCTTTTTTAAGGAGCGGTATTTCGGGTATGATGACGCCATCTATGCAGGGGCGAGGCTCCTGGAAATCCTTTCAAAGACCGACCAAAGCATAGAGGCCCTGTTGTCAGGAGTCCCACCCATGACCGCAACCCCTGAGATCCGGATAGACTGTCCCGATGATCGAAAATTTGAGGTGGTGGCCGCCATTACCGAAGAATTCAGGAAGACCTACGAGGTGATCGACATTGACGGCGCCCGTATCCGGATGGACCGGGGCTGGGGACTTGTCAGGGCCTCCAACACCCAGCCCGCACTGGTGCTCCGGTTTGAGGCAACGGACCCCACCCGCCTGGAGGAGATCCGCAGGATCTTCATGGACCAGGTGGAGAAGCGACTGCGCCACCACCGGACAAGCCCCTCCTGA